A region of the Sarcophilus harrisii chromosome 3, mSarHar1.11, whole genome shotgun sequence genome:
tctctctctcctcttcctccttctctctctctcccccgcCCCCCTCTCATTCAGATAGCCATCCGGGCCTGTTTTCTCGGCTTCGTCTTCGGCTGTGGATTGCTGCTAAGTTTTAGCCAGTCTTCTTGGAATCACTTTGGCTGGTAAGCAATAAGGGATTTGTTTTTCAGTGAGCGGGTGGGATGGGTTGGTATGGATGGATCAAGAATTAGAACTAGTGCCTCATTACCCCTTTCACCTCTTGGTCACAGTATTTCATCTCTGACTTTCCGAAGGCTGTTCTGTACTTGTTATCAAGTCATACCTCTCCAGTTTCTGATCAGACTTCTAGGTCTCAGTTATTTGGATGAATCCTTCTCATCTGGCCCTGTTGTTGTCAGGAGACAGGTCTGAATGACCATCTCCCTGAAGGTGTCCTTCACCTGTGTGTGTAGTGATGTGTCTCGTCCTGACCCGAATGGGATTCAGAGCAATGACATTGAGGTGAAAGGCTCTGTTTGGATTCATAGgccttttccatctctaatttctATTAGGTCACATCTAGTGCATCCCCCACGGGCCATTGTAGGATTTTCCCCTACAATATGATTTCAGTCCCTTGAGCCTTCTAGTCCCTGACCTGGATTTGAACCAGTGACCTAAAGGTAAAGAGCTTTATATCCTATTATCAGTACTGTGAGCCATCTAAGCCTTCTTTGCTGGAATTATGTTGCAGTTATGTTAAACTTTATAATTGACATACATTGTAGCTTTATTTTGTACTGTTACtccattttcatgctttctcacATGTAATGGCCATTTTTTTAAGAGGTCTGAACAGCAAACAGTACAGTAacctaatgttttatttattgtttgtggaATTAAAAAACCAAGTCCCAGTAAAAATTCTTCCTATACGAAAGAGGAATAATTCTGCAGCCGGTGCTGGGTGTTGGCTCTGGACTAGGTGACAGCACCCATTTCATAGACTCCATGAACAAGTGAACAGCATCACAACCTAGTTCACTCTAGACTTTGTCAtctatctctccttctcttttttcttttctttcttttttttttttaggtatatGTGCTCCTTATCATTATTCCATTACTCTGAGTATTTAGTGACAGCAGTTAATAATCCCAAAAGTCTCTCCCTGGACTCTTTTCTTCTGAACCATAGTCTGGAGTATACAGTAGCTGCTGTCTCTTCTTGGATAGAGTTCACAGTTGAAAATTACTTTTGGCCAGGTTGGTATGTATATCCTTTCCCCTTGGGTATGGGATTTTAAGGAGAATAGCATTTGACTTTCTCGGGGGTAtagatacaatttttttctccctttatctaAATCATTTAGGAAGGATGAATCTTTCTGCTGGGTAATATTCCTTGATTTTGAAATCACcgcttttttttctttgatatccaGTATGAGATGGTATTTAATTTAAATCCCCAGCCTTCTGTAGTTCCAAATCAGGTGCTGTGGACCCTTGAGGCATTCTGGTGAAGCTTAGAGACCACTccttttctcagaatcatgtttttaaagtacaaaaatagaatacatagaattacaTTAAAAACCAGTTATatagaaagttattttaaaattcccttaaaaaaaccaaatccGTTAAACTCTTGTCTGTAATATACTGTGATACTGAGTGACATTAAGACTGGTTTTATGAACTACTAAATAAAAGGTTGGTTCTCAAGATGGTATTGAATTTAAATCCCCAGCCTTCTGTAGTTCCAGATCCGGTGCTGTGGACCCTTGAGGCATTCTGGTGAAGCTTAGAGACCACCccttttctcagaatcatgttttaaagtgcaaaaatagaatacatagaattacaTTAAAAACCAGTTATAtagaaattgttattttaaaagtcCCTTTAAAAAACCAAATCCGTTAAACTCTCGTGTCTGTAATATACTCTGATATTGAGTGACATTAAGACTGTGGTTTTGTGAACTACTAAATAAAAGGTTGGTTCTCAAAGTCAAGTTCGGAAGTTGCCTTTTGAGGGCCCTGGTCAAATGTGCTTGATTCATtcctgctatttccttcttcgtTGCAACCATGATCAAAGTAATGGATAGTGGAGTTGATGTTCCTGGCAGCTGTGGCACATAACTGCTCATACAATGGTCAAGCTGATTACTTACAGTAAATAGAAATTATGTATTGGAGCATTGCCCTTTAATTCTTTACCTTGtatagaaacattttattttatgtagatGTATGGACTATCCGATTTAGGAATATTATGCTGACGTAATTTGGCTGCTGCTATATCATGAGTGTTAacatgtgaccctggccaaataaTTATgtcatctttctgtctttgaaagATGTAATTTCTTGGAGCTGGATTTCAAAGAGAGGTAAGCTTCCAAGTGGAATAGTCtgatcattttgttttctcttgtgtCTTTTATTGCAGAAATGAAGCAGATAGTGTGGCTCAGTGTTACAGGGCTGCTTATGGTGGTTTTTGGGGAGTGTCTTCGGAAAGCTGCCATGTTTACAGCTGGTTCCAATTTCAACCATGTTGTTCAGAACGAAAAATCAGAAACACACACTCTAGTGACGAGTGGCGTGTATGCTTGGTTCAGGCACCCCTCTTATGTTGGATGGTTTTACTGGAGTATTGGAACCCAGGTACTGTCTGTAATTGGGAATCCTTCTttcctgtactttttttttttaatcagattttaatTGTAACATGTAACATATACCTGAAGCCAGGAGTCAATAGGAGATTTAATAGTGTGTTATCTTCTGCTTGATAAGAGTTTCTCTCCACTCTTGGCTCCTCTGCCTCAACATAACAGGTGGTGACTTTTCTTCCTGAAGTTGAAGGCACCAGAACGTAACCTGTGTCTGGTTCCCCCAAGCCAGAAAAACTTTCCATATAGACCTAGCATGTCTATCCTTTTAGAATAAACATTGCTCCTTGGAAAGAGAGCACTAGGGAAGGCTTGCCTTGCTAATTCAGCTCTGTCACTGGACTGGTTAGCTCATTTAATGAGGTCACACTGACACTTTGGTCCAGTGTGACCTAAATAGTCTCTCTTCCTTGACTGTGCATTATTACATTGCTTTTTGGAAGCCATCTGTAAGATGGAAAGCTATCAGACAGGACTcagtttggggagggggagggggggaaggacgGGGAGGAGAGGGGTCAAACCGGATCATCCACAGAGAATCCACTCTCCAGATTCTACTTCATTCATTACACAGCATCTTATTGCCCTCAGCTACTTCCTCTGGCTTTGATATTTTCCCATGACAGTGTTTGAAATCTTCTGTAGTTGTCAAGTCTGTGAACAGCCAAAATTCACACTTTGCTTGATTCCTGAGAATGTGGACATTTCTGTCAGCTGCTCTGAGATGCTGTGAAAGATGTACTTAGGGATTAGACATGGGGGTGGGATTGGGATGGACACAtttaagggaggaggaggaagaagttgtggctttttattttaatttgctatttGGTAACTGGAAGGAGAGTTACAGTATCTGGACATTTATTGCACTAACTCACGTTTATATAGGTTTGGGAAGTACTTTTCACATAGTATCTCATCTAATTCTTATTCTGTGAGGTAGATGGGGAAAGCCTTCCCTGTTTTATATATAGATGTGAGACCTGAggttgggaggggagggggctccCAAAATCATACAGCTTGTAATTATCAGAGCTGGGATTTTTGACTCAAGACTCTTCCAGTCCTAAATCCAACACTTTCCATTGACCCATCCTCCTCCAAGGAGTAGAAGGAGAAATGAGAGATCATCTAATACCCACATCTGTGAAGGAACTGAGCCCCCCAGTGCTcagtttttaatttctaaaaggCCTCTCATAAGTGATAAACAGacaaacctagattcaaattcaaggTGATTTAACTAATTGCTAGATTGATTTTAGCTTCTAGAAGAACAACAATAAGGTTCCTTGAATAGTCCTCTTTAgcataaaaaaatgaatagcatCCAACCCCAAGCATCTACTATAGTCCAAGAGAGTGACTTGGGGAACTTAATGGAAACTGGATTGATTTAATAGATTCTGAAaactttagagctgaaaggaacctgaAGAGAGCATTTCATGTAATCACTTGTAAAGTTggttgggggaggaaggagaaatagaaggggagagagagagacggagacacaaaaagggaaggaaggaaagggagggagggagagagaatgtatCTTTGAGTAAATGTGGATGAGCTATTAGTGTCCTGAGTTCAgtactccttccttctctccttctctaggTGATGCTCGCTAACCCAATATGTGGCATTGCATATGCTTTGACAGTCTGGAGATTTTTTAGAGATCGAACAGAAGAAGAGGAAATCTCATTAATTCACTTTTTTGGAGAAGAATATCTAGAATATAAAAAGAAGGTGCCCACAGGCCTACCTTTTATTAAAGGAGTGAAGGTGGAACTCTAATCCAAGGCATGGCATGAAGGGTGACGGTGTCTCTGAGGAGGTGACGCCAGCTCTGGGCGCATGAGGAAAGGAGCCACATGAGCTTCTCTGTTAGAAATTGAAGGATTCTCttagtcattttgtattttaCCAATTATGCTGTGGAGAAGCACTAAGGGCTGGGCAGTCAGAAGGCCTTGAAATGGGTTCGAGAAGACACAGATCCATACTCATCCCTGGCCATGACAGGTAGGACTTGTAGCTAAAAGCAAACTAGGAGGAAGTGACTCCACCTCCTCTGGTGGCGTTCCTCAGAAGAGAACTTGGTGACCAGCTGCTTAGCCTTTCCAGGGCCCACCAGGAAGGAGCTGGCTGTGGAAGAATCTGCAACACGGGTAGATTAACTGCTTCCCAATAGTAATGctatgaaaaggcaaaaaaggtgTTATGGGTGTTGGGTGGGGATGGGGATATAAGTGCTTCTTATTTGCATTAGAAACTGGATTGTCAAACTTGATTTAACAGGCAAGCTCAGACCTCACTGCTCTGACCTCTTGGTTTCTCTCCTCAAGTGCATGAGCATCGGTACCATGTTGGAAATATTTGCTTATAAGATGCTTTGGCTTTCCccatttctgtaattttttttttttttttttttagcagcaatgttattcactcattttattttttgttttagactTCACATGTATATTTGGCAGCAAATAGGTGTGGgaacttaacattttaaaatgattatagatTGTCTTAAGGTGAGTGAGAActctttaaaattgaaaattttcccTACCAGGCAAAATGTGTAACTAGCAACTTtccaaatccaatgacctttgTGGGAAGATTTGTTTCCTACTTTTTATTCCTTCCCAAAGGGTGGCGTTTGTGAAAAGTGAGATACTTCCCAGTATCGGGACCTCTTTTTGTTGCTGTCAGAGAGGGAGTAGGGAACAGAAAGCTTTCAttgcagatgttttgaaaagCTCTGCTGGCCATTACTCACCCATTTAATTGCCTGCCTATTGGCTGTACTTCTTGCATTTCGTCCAAAATTTACAATCTAACGCTCTTAACCCCAGTTCTTGGTGGTTCTCTTTTTCCAGCGTGCTTCATGATTTTTGGCATTTGATGATATGTTACTACAAATTTGAGTTCATTTATGAAAATCAATTTTCTAATCCCAACTGGGATCCTCGTTGTTCTTTCCCAAGTGCAGGGGAAATAATTGGTTTTACAAATCAAATGTACAAGCTTTAAGAGGTAAAATGCCTATTGGATTCTGGAATCGTTACAGAGTTAGTCTGGGTGTGAGATCCTTTGAAGTGACACTAGCTAGCTATGAACGTGAAGGCATCTGGGGCCAGTGGGGA
Encoded here:
- the ICMT gene encoding protein-S-isoprenylcysteine O-methyltransferase; translation: MAPAALGSEARLSLATFLLGASVVVLPLLTRSGLQARTVLALYVAALNALLLLLYRPPARYQIAIRACFLGFVFGCGLLLSFSQSSWNHFGWYMCSLSLFHYSEYLVTAVNNPKSLSLDSFLLNHSLEYTVAAVSSWIEFTVENYFWPEMKQIVWLSVTGLLMVVFGECLRKAAMFTAGSNFNHVVQNEKSETHTLVTSGVYAWFRHPSYVGWFYWSIGTQVMLANPICGIAYALTVWRFFRDRTEEEEISLIHFFGEEYLEYKKKVPTGLPFIKGVKVEL